A DNA window from bacterium contains the following coding sequences:
- the greA gene encoding transcription elongation factor GreA, protein MTQRGFEMLSQELKHLKGKDRPAIVDEIRVAREHGDLSENAEYDAAKEKQGMIEARIRTIEDRIARSEVVKTADVGLDRVRFGTRVVLEDLDSGDEVTYTIVGEDEADISNGLLSVTSPVARALIGKAVDDMIVVSVPAGTREYEVRGILPFT, encoded by the coding sequence ATGACCCAACGCGGGTTTGAGATGCTGAGCCAGGAGCTCAAGCATCTCAAGGGGAAGGACCGCCCCGCGATAGTCGATGAGATTCGAGTTGCGCGCGAACACGGCGATCTGTCCGAGAACGCCGAATACGATGCCGCAAAGGAAAAACAGGGCATGATCGAGGCCCGGATCCGAACGATCGAAGACCGGATCGCTCGGTCCGAAGTCGTGAAGACGGCGGACGTGGGTCTGGACCGGGTTCGTTTCGGCACCCGAGTCGTGCTCGAAGATCTGGATTCTGGCGACGAAGTCACCTACACGATCGTGGGCGAGGACGAAGCCGATATCTCCAACGGACTGCTCTCGGTCACGAGTCCAGTGGCTCGAGCGCTGATCGGCAAGGCCGTGGACGATATGATCGTAGTAAGCGTCCCAGCGGGTACTCGTGAGTACGAAGTGCGCGGTATTCTCCCGTTCACCTGA
- a CDS encoding bifunctional nuclease family protein, whose protein sequence is MSPRSPRQPILAALLPVLVLALCSCTVLIDDDPPQSRRVDVVGVDLDPTTGNPILRLRERGGLQRELPIWIGEAEALSIALATEGIPIPRPNTHDLIASLLDGLDGQLSRVLVTELRGSTYYATIEITVDGQQIEVDSRPSDAIAVAIRAGTPIYASEELLRADDPIPDDEDAIDVHWRSAGPPAKTPIRRFEKTQSQPTA, encoded by the coding sequence ATGTCGCCCCGCAGCCCCCGGCAGCCCATTCTTGCCGCTTTGTTGCCTGTACTCGTTCTGGCACTCTGCTCCTGCACCGTTCTGATCGACGACGATCCTCCTCAGTCGAGACGCGTCGACGTCGTGGGCGTGGATCTCGACCCCACGACTGGCAACCCCATTCTGCGTCTACGGGAACGCGGGGGCCTGCAGCGAGAACTCCCCATATGGATCGGGGAAGCCGAAGCGCTATCGATTGCGCTCGCGACAGAGGGAATTCCGATACCTCGTCCGAACACTCACGATCTGATCGCAAGCCTGCTCGATGGACTCGACGGACAACTCTCGCGCGTGTTGGTTACGGAGCTCAGAGGTAGCACCTACTACGCAACTATCGAGATCACGGTCGACGGACAGCAGATCGAGGTGGACTCCCGACCCAGTGATGCGATCGCCGTCGCGATCCGGGCAGGCACGCCGATCTACGCGAGTGAAGAACTCTTGCGTGCGGACGATCCCATTCCCGACGATGAAGATGCGATCGATGTGCACTGGCGCTCTGCCGGGCCGCCTGCGAAAACTCCGATCCGCCGTTTCGAAAAAACACAGTCACAGCCGACTGCATAA
- a CDS encoding HAD family hydrolase, which translates to MNPGSSYRAILFDLDGTLTDPKVGITRSIQYALGKRGLQVPNTLELESWIGPPLEASFHENAGLDEREAKRAVEDYREYFAETGIFENHVYPGIAELLEGLVKAERRLILATSKPTVYARKILEHFDLDRHFYECVGSFLDGRRVHKPEVVFEALRHVGECPVDACVMIGDREHDLAGARGNDIAAISVGWGYGSRAELERARPEHHVETVEELECLLLF; encoded by the coding sequence TTGAATCCCGGTTCGAGCTATCGGGCGATCCTCTTCGATCTGGACGGAACGCTCACCGATCCGAAAGTCGGTATCACACGCTCGATTCAGTACGCGCTTGGAAAACGCGGACTGCAGGTTCCGAACACACTAGAACTCGAGTCCTGGATCGGTCCGCCACTGGAAGCTTCGTTTCACGAGAACGCAGGACTCGACGAGCGAGAGGCGAAACGCGCTGTCGAGGACTATCGTGAGTACTTCGCAGAGACGGGTATCTTCGAGAACCACGTCTATCCCGGGATTGCCGAGTTGCTCGAGGGCCTGGTCAAAGCCGAGCGCCGTCTGATCCTGGCTACATCGAAGCCTACCGTCTATGCACGGAAAATCCTGGAGCATTTCGATCTGGACCGGCACTTCTACGAGTGCGTGGGTAGTTTTCTCGATGGTCGCCGGGTCCACAAGCCAGAAGTCGTGTTTGAAGCTCTGCGACACGTCGGGGAGTGCCCGGTCGATGCATGCGTGATGATCGGGGATCGCGAGCACGACCTGGCCGGGGCGCGGGGCAACGACATCGCGGCGATCTCGGTAGGGTGGGGCTACGGCAGCCGGGCGGAACTCGAACGCGCGCGTCCAGAGCATCACGTGGAGACGGTAGAAGAGCTAGAGTGCTTATTGCTTTTCTAA
- a CDS encoding quinolinate synthase NadA, producing MRHPTPHSAHFVDRSVRSSGLILQPGIPICQTDLPLDWYQEEFKPYAEEYLALPDRKPETVLPWMDAYVHPALDHFGSEIALLAHYYMGGEIVKLVERYGGQISDSYQLARQTVLHPEKKIFVESAVHFMAEAISLLAAPDQQVWITNPKSGCTMEMMAKEFMIAPALAKLVERYGDDVMVIAYMNTSGRVKAMAGRTGGAVCTSSNAAAIMRWALERGRRILFVPDQHLGRNVAAQVGIDPATIALLEGGHEGGNIPEERLPELDRARLILWGSFCGVHTVFTPSQVQYWHERGYTVEVHPESPQEVVDAADGFGSTAYLWNRVMEAEPGSRIAVGTEAHFVRNVAEQAALRDVQVVSLSDVSNGEEGACGCATMSRNDPPHLVALLDLLRQGKAPDLNRVLPGDVIDEVTGWRERLDAEGQAEIASAARTALERMIEITESAG from the coding sequence ATGCGGCACCCGACCCCCCACAGCGCGCATTTCGTGGATCGTTCCGTCCGCTCCAGCGGCCTGATCCTCCAGCCCGGTATCCCGATCTGTCAGACGGATCTTCCGCTCGACTGGTACCAGGAGGAGTTCAAGCCGTACGCGGAAGAGTACCTGGCGCTCCCGGATCGCAAGCCCGAAACGGTGCTGCCCTGGATGGATGCTTATGTTCATCCGGCACTCGATCACTTCGGTTCTGAGATCGCGTTGCTCGCTCACTACTACATGGGTGGTGAGATCGTGAAGCTGGTCGAGCGCTACGGCGGACAGATCTCGGACTCGTATCAGCTAGCGCGCCAGACGGTGCTACATCCCGAGAAGAAGATTTTCGTCGAGTCGGCGGTGCACTTCATGGCGGAAGCGATCTCGCTTCTGGCGGCCCCCGATCAACAGGTTTGGATCACGAATCCGAAATCCGGCTGCACAATGGAGATGATGGCCAAGGAATTCATGATCGCACCGGCGCTCGCAAAGCTCGTCGAGCGCTACGGCGATGACGTCATGGTGATCGCGTACATGAACACTTCGGGTCGCGTCAAGGCGATGGCGGGTCGCACCGGCGGAGCCGTGTGCACCAGTTCAAATGCCGCTGCGATCATGCGTTGGGCACTGGAGCGCGGACGTCGCATCCTGTTCGTTCCGGATCAGCACCTCGGGCGTAACGTCGCCGCACAGGTCGGAATCGATCCCGCAACAATCGCGTTGCTCGAAGGCGGACACGAAGGCGGAAACATTCCCGAAGAGCGGCTTCCCGAACTCGATCGCGCCCGGTTGATTCTCTGGGGTTCGTTCTGCGGTGTACACACCGTGTTCACGCCTTCGCAAGTCCAGTATTGGCACGAGCGCGGCTATACGGTCGAGGTGCATCCCGAAAGTCCCCAAGAGGTCGTCGACGCAGCCGACGGGTTCGGATCGACCGCCTATCTGTGGAACCGCGTGATGGAAGCCGAACCGGGTAGCCGTATCGCCGTCGGCACGGAGGCTCATTTCGTGCGCAACGTTGCGGAGCAAGCTGCGCTTCGCGATGTGCAGGTCGTGTCCCTGAGCGACGTGTCCAACGGAGAAGAAGGCGCTTGCGGTTGCGCGACCATGTCTCGAAACGACCCACCACATCTAGTGGCGTTGCTCGACCTGCTTCGTCAGGGCAAGGCACCCGATCTGAACCGGGTCCTACCCGGTGACGTCATCGACGAGGTGACGGGCTGGCGGGAACGACTCGATGCCGAAGGTCAGGCGGAGATTGCAAGCGCCGCGAGGACAGCACTCGAACGCATGATCGAGATCACCGAGTCCGCCGGTTGA
- a CDS encoding elongation factor G, with protein sequence MSTELSQVRNIGISAHIDSGKTTLTERILYYTGRIHTVHEVRGKDDVGATMDSMDLEKERGITIQSAATYAQWGDYRINIIDTPGHVDFTIEVERALRVLDGAILVLCGVSGVQSQSMTVDRQMRRYDVPRIAFINKLDRAGANPERVTSQLRDKLKHNAVLMQLPLGLEADHEGVIDLVTMKAVYFRGDLGDEVVSEPIPESMLAEAEAARETMLDAVSMFSEELMEGILEDNLNEEMIHNAIRAGVLSLDLTPVFLGSAYKNKGVQLLLDATSRYLPSPLDIENRGLDLDDDEKEFVVETDPEQPLVALAFKLDDGRYGQLTYVRIYRGTLRKGEMITNTRTGKRTRVGRLIRMHSDKTEDIEVAMAGDIVALFGIDCASGDTFTSGERVAVTSMHVPDPVISLSIKPIDQKAQDNMGKALGRFVREDPTFTTFVDEESAETVVQGMGELHLEVYIERMKREYGCEVETGQPRVAYRECIARKAEFNFIHKKQSGGSGQYARVAGYLEPIEDGTEFEFIDKIKGGSIPTEFISSCEKGFKAAVKKGTLIGAPVNGVRALINDGQAHTVDSSDVAFQLAARGAFRETYPKAKPTVLEPIMTLSIEGPVEFQGAYIKTIMQRRGQVAGTVEEDGFCTVDAEIPLAETFGYATDLRSASQGKAEFTLEFSRYAPVPAEVQKDLVEKYRASREAKK encoded by the coding sequence ATGTCCACCGAACTGAGCCAAGTCCGCAACATCGGGATCAGTGCCCATATTGACTCGGGCAAGACCACCCTGACCGAGAGAATCCTGTACTACACCGGCCGGATTCACACCGTGCACGAGGTGCGCGGCAAGGACGATGTGGGCGCGACGATGGACTCGATGGATCTCGAGAAGGAGCGTGGCATCACGATCCAGTCCGCGGCCACCTACGCTCAGTGGGGAGACTACCGCATCAACATCATCGACACGCCGGGCCACGTGGACTTCACGATCGAAGTCGAGCGAGCTCTGCGAGTGCTGGATGGCGCGATCCTGGTCCTGTGCGGCGTATCCGGCGTGCAGTCCCAGTCGATGACCGTCGATCGGCAGATGCGTCGCTACGACGTTCCGCGCATCGCGTTCATCAACAAGCTCGATCGAGCGGGAGCCAATCCGGAACGCGTGACCTCCCAGTTGCGCGACAAGCTCAAGCACAACGCAGTGCTCATGCAGTTGCCGCTCGGTCTCGAAGCAGATCACGAGGGCGTGATCGACCTGGTCACGATGAAGGCCGTCTACTTCCGTGGTGATCTCGGCGATGAGGTGGTTTCTGAGCCAATCCCCGAGAGCATGCTGGCCGAAGCTGAAGCCGCTCGCGAGACGATGCTGGACGCGGTCTCGATGTTCTCCGAGGAACTCATGGAAGGCATCCTCGAAGACAACCTCAACGAGGAAATGATTCACAATGCGATCCGCGCGGGCGTGCTCTCGCTGGATCTGACTCCCGTGTTTCTGGGGTCGGCCTATAAGAACAAGGGTGTGCAGTTGCTGCTGGATGCCACCTCGCGCTACCTGCCCTCCCCGCTCGATATCGAGAATCGCGGTCTGGACCTCGACGACGATGAAAAGGAATTCGTGGTCGAGACCGATCCGGAACAGCCGTTGGTTGCGCTTGCATTCAAGCTCGACGACGGACGCTACGGTCAGCTGACCTATGTGCGGATCTACCGAGGCACGTTGCGCAAGGGCGAGATGATCACCAACACCCGCACGGGAAAGAGAACGCGCGTCGGACGATTGATTCGCATGCACTCGGACAAGACCGAGGACATCGAAGTCGCGATGGCTGGCGACATCGTCGCGCTATTCGGCATCGACTGCGCGTCGGGAGATACCTTCACCAGCGGTGAACGTGTGGCCGTAACCTCTATGCACGTTCCGGATCCGGTGATCTCTCTCTCGATCAAGCCTATCGACCAGAAGGCCCAGGACAATATGGGGAAGGCCCTCGGACGTTTCGTGCGCGAGGATCCGACTTTCACCACTTTTGTCGATGAAGAAAGCGCCGAGACAGTCGTCCAGGGGATGGGAGAACTTCACCTCGAGGTCTACATCGAACGCATGAAGCGCGAGTACGGGTGCGAGGTCGAGACCGGTCAGCCGCGCGTCGCCTATCGCGAGTGCATTGCGCGGAAGGCGGAGTTCAACTTCATCCACAAGAAGCAGAGCGGTGGATCTGGCCAGTACGCCCGTGTTGCAGGCTATCTGGAGCCGATTGAAGACGGCACCGAGTTCGAGTTCATCGACAAGATCAAGGGTGGCTCCATTCCGACCGAGTTCATCAGCTCGTGCGAGAAGGGCTTCAAGGCGGCCGTCAAGAAGGGCACACTGATCGGTGCGCCGGTCAACGGCGTGCGCGCCCTGATCAACGACGGCCAGGCGCATACGGTCGACTCTTCGGACGTCGCCTTCCAGTTGGCGGCGCGTGGCGCATTCCGCGAGACCTACCCGAAGGCCAAGCCGACGGTGCTCGAGCCGATCATGACGCTGTCGATCGAGGGCCCGGTGGAGTTCCAGGGCGCCTACATCAAGACGATCATGCAGCGCCGCGGTCAGGTTGCCGGAACGGTCGAGGAAGACGGTTTCTGCACTGTCGACGCTGAGATCCCACTGGCCGAGACATTCGGCTACGCGACGGATCTGCGTTCCGCGAGTCAGGGCAAGGCCGAGTTCACACTCGAGTTCTCGCGCTACGCGCCAGTCCCGGCCGAAGTCCAGAAGGACCTGGTCGAGAAGTACCGCGCCAGCCGCGAAGCCAAGAAGTAG
- a CDS encoding LamG domain-containing protein produces MGRACVLVALLVPMLAQPLRASGAVFNVDSTTDAVDLVHGDGFCATAAAECTLRAATQEANALAGSDTIEIPSGTFVLSLHGVGENLGATGDLDLTEDVTINGAGVGLTILDGNADDRVLEAHTGVNAEILGLTLRNGRLSKLGSLGGGGLRNRGTLTIRECLLSANHTGGLPGAGIYNDGNLFLIDSAVDANIGEQIFGDFGAPGGGLANLGTASLTGSTISNNIVESRFGGAGIDNTSTGLLTATDCTISGNDAQESTISLTGGDGGGIRNTGGIATLTHVTLSDNSGDGSATTIANTGTLNIKNSVIANGTGSASALCNAALDTQGFNLADDTSCGLTASGDRVAAVAGLDLLSNNGGPTDTHALLASSPAIDGADPNSCAAADQRGSARPVDGNSSGLAVCDIGAYEGVGDFDGDGADDPNDNCRFRSNAPFADSGGVGSPSLPDGIGDACQCGDLTDEGIVATTDVASLRAHLADPVGTPLSPAAEEKCSVIAQASPCNILDVAVLIRALLGSGPPLAPVCSAATYTSLAAHWTLDETSGPLADSGPWFNTGTNTGAVYGSGSNGKIAGAMDFSGSARVDVADSTSLRPTGVSVSAWVRADTLGAARGLIAKEQTGGASYLLELLSGGQLRFQVNTVGGGVLAVSTTGLMSVATWTHAVGTYDETTATARIFIDGVDAAAPVSVMAPDVVDHQNPEDFRIGARFNTPKDAMDGLLDDIAVFKIALSAGEVAELFANGPPTP; encoded by the coding sequence ATGGGAAGGGCTTGCGTACTGGTTGCGTTGCTGGTTCCGATGCTCGCCCAACCACTTCGGGCTTCGGGCGCGGTATTCAACGTCGACAGCACCACGGATGCCGTCGATCTCGTGCACGGCGATGGTTTCTGTGCGACTGCCGCCGCCGAATGCACTCTGCGCGCGGCAACCCAGGAGGCGAACGCGCTCGCGGGTAGCGACACGATCGAGATTCCTTCAGGGACTTTTGTTCTTTCGCTTCATGGTGTCGGAGAGAACCTGGGAGCCACAGGTGATCTGGATCTGACCGAAGATGTGACGATCAATGGCGCGGGAGTGGGCCTGACGATCCTGGACGGAAATGCGGATGATCGCGTCCTCGAAGCGCACACTGGAGTCAACGCAGAAATCCTGGGGCTGACGCTGCGAAACGGCCGCTTGAGCAAGCTCGGATCGCTGGGTGGCGGAGGTCTGCGAAATCGCGGAACGCTGACGATTCGCGAATGCCTCCTCAGTGCGAACCACACCGGTGGCCTTCCGGGGGCGGGTATCTACAACGATGGAAACCTGTTCCTGATCGACAGCGCGGTGGACGCGAATATCGGTGAGCAGATATTCGGCGACTTCGGGGCGCCGGGAGGTGGTCTCGCGAATCTCGGCACCGCCAGCCTGACGGGGTCGACGATCAGCAACAACATCGTCGAATCCAGGTTTGGGGGTGCGGGGATCGACAATACGTCGACCGGATTGCTCACCGCGACGGACTGTACGATTAGCGGGAACGATGCACAGGAGTCGACCATCTCATTGACCGGGGGTGACGGTGGTGGGATCCGAAACACTGGAGGCATCGCAACGCTCACTCACGTTACATTGAGTGACAACTCTGGCGACGGTTCTGCTACGACGATTGCCAACACCGGAACCTTGAATATCAAGAACTCGGTTATCGCAAACGGCACAGGCTCGGCGTCAGCGCTGTGTAACGCAGCGCTGGATACGCAAGGCTTCAATCTCGCAGACGATACGAGTTGCGGACTGACGGCCAGCGGAGATCGCGTCGCTGCAGTGGCTGGTCTGGATCTGCTTTCAAACAACGGGGGTCCGACCGATACGCATGCGCTCCTGGCTTCGAGTCCAGCAATCGACGGGGCGGATCCGAATTCCTGCGCGGCCGCGGATCAGCGCGGATCTGCGCGCCCTGTCGATGGAAACTCCAGCGGCTTGGCTGTCTGCGACATCGGAGCCTATGAAGGCGTCGGCGACTTTGATGGAGATGGCGCGGATGATCCCAACGACAACTGCCGCTTCCGATCGAACGCGCCGTTTGCGGACAGTGGTGGTGTCGGTTCGCCAAGCCTTCCCGATGGAATCGGTGACGCTTGCCAGTGCGGCGATCTGACTGACGAAGGAATCGTGGCGACGACCGATGTCGCTTCACTCCGAGCCCATCTCGCAGATCCGGTCGGCACACCGCTGTCTCCCGCGGCCGAAGAGAAGTGCTCGGTGATCGCGCAGGCCAGCCCGTGCAATATTCTCGACGTCGCGGTCCTTATCCGCGCATTGCTCGGTTCCGGCCCCCCTCTGGCGCCGGTCTGTAGTGCTGCAACCTATACGAGCTTGGCGGCGCATTGGACCCTGGACGAAACAAGCGGACCGCTTGCCGACTCCGGTCCGTGGTTCAATACCGGAACGAATACCGGCGCAGTTTACGGAAGCGGCTCCAATGGGAAGATCGCTGGAGCGATGGACTTCTCAGGCAGCGCCCGCGTCGATGTGGCCGACTCGACTTCTCTTCGCCCTACCGGGGTTTCGGTCTCTGCGTGGGTTCGTGCCGATACGCTCGGCGCTGCTCGCGGTCTGATCGCGAAGGAGCAGACGGGCGGAGCCTCGTACCTGCTCGAGCTTCTTTCAGGCGGTCAGTTGCGCTTCCAGGTCAACACGGTCGGTGGTGGGGTGCTCGCGGTCAGTACGACGGGACTCATGAGCGTCGCCACCTGGACGCATGCCGTCGGAACCTACGACGAAACGACCGCGACCGCACGCATCTTCATCGACGGAGTGGATGCCGCTGCACCGGTGAGCGTGATGGCTCCCGATGTCGTCGACCATCAGAATCCAGAGGACTTCCGGATCGGCGCACGCTTCAACACTCCAAAAGATGCAATGGATGGTCTTCTGGACGATATTGCGGTCTTCAAGATCGCACTGAGTGCGGGCGAGGTCGCGGAGTTGTTCGCGAACGGACCTCCGACGCCTTAG
- a CDS encoding epoxide hydrolase 1, with protein MANDAQTPFQIQIPDVEIDDLKRRLRATRFPDSETVDDWSQGIPLGYVREVCEYWAEKYDWRARESHLNEFPQFKTEIDTCEIHYIHVRSKHENALPLVITHGWPGSIVEFQKVIAPLTDPTAHGGSAADALHVVCPSIPGYGFSGRPTGTGWGVERIADAWGKLMLRLGYPRYVAQGGDWGAMITTCIGMRDPDHCAGIHLNMPIVPPDPETMTELSESEKSALAGMKHYQDLDSGYSKQQSTRPQTLSYGLADSPSGQAAWIIEKYWSWMDCDGHPENVLTRDELLDNVMMYWLTNAGGSSARLYWESFNTPPIGKVAVPVGCSIFPKEIFRTSERWATKHFGKLLHWNELDKGGHFAAFEQPATYVDEVRTCFRSLR; from the coding sequence ATGGCCAACGACGCTCAGACCCCGTTTCAGATCCAGATACCGGATGTGGAGATTGATGACCTGAAGCGACGTCTGCGAGCGACGCGCTTTCCGGACTCCGAAACTGTCGATGACTGGTCGCAGGGCATTCCGCTCGGATACGTCCGGGAAGTCTGTGAGTACTGGGCCGAGAAGTACGACTGGCGTGCCAGAGAATCTCACCTGAACGAATTCCCGCAGTTCAAGACCGAGATCGACACTTGCGAGATCCACTATATCCACGTTCGTTCGAAGCACGAAAACGCTCTGCCCCTGGTGATCACACACGGCTGGCCGGGGTCGATCGTCGAGTTTCAGAAGGTGATTGCACCCCTGACCGACCCGACCGCGCACGGAGGTTCTGCTGCCGATGCCCTTCACGTCGTTTGTCCGTCGATTCCGGGTTATGGGTTCTCGGGGAGGCCGACGGGTACCGGATGGGGAGTCGAGCGAATCGCAGATGCCTGGGGAAAGCTCATGTTGCGGCTCGGGTATCCGCGTTATGTCGCACAAGGTGGAGACTGGGGTGCGATGATCACCACCTGCATCGGCATGCGCGATCCTGATCACTGCGCCGGAATTCACTTGAACATGCCGATCGTACCGCCAGACCCCGAAACCATGACCGAACTGAGTGAAAGCGAAAAATCGGCACTCGCCGGAATGAAACACTATCAGGATCTGGATTCGGGCTATTCGAAACAGCAGAGTACGCGCCCCCAGACGCTCAGCTACGGACTTGCGGATTCCCCTTCCGGCCAGGCTGCCTGGATCATCGAAAAGTACTGGTCATGGATGGATTGCGATGGACATCCCGAAAACGTACTGACCCGCGATGAGCTACTCGATAATGTGATGATGTACTGGTTGACCAATGCCGGCGGTTCTTCGGCGCGCCTCTACTGGGAGAGCTTCAATACGCCGCCGATTGGCAAGGTCGCCGTGCCTGTCGGCTGCAGCATCTTTCCAAAGGAAATCTTCCGCACTTCCGAGCGCTGGGCTACGAAACATTTCGGCAAGCTCCTGCACTGGAACGAACTCGACAAGGGGGGGCACTTCGCAGCCTTCGAGCAGCCTGCGACCTACGTCGACGAAGTGAGGACATGCTTTCGCAGCCTCCGCTAG
- a CDS encoding cytochrome P450 encodes MTDTSAIEDGYELIHPAAYAKQGPPHDVWTRLRREAPLARCESADYEPFWAVTLHDDIREISGKPDLFKSEPGIVMLPRDQVRNNSEGLGAMRTIIEMDPPEHREYRKVASPWFTPRSLKRLEPAIEESARALIDRLAGETGEGECDFATDVAAAHPLRILSMILGLSQDQEPAILRLTNQLFAPDDEELQRKGMDRDEAVKEVGLELYQMFASVIEDRKANPSDDLASVLANGKVNSEPMGLMETFGYFLIAFTAGHDTTKNSLAGGLLALLENPDQLQLLKNNPSLVGSAVEEVVRWSTPVNYMKRTAARDTALRGQKIREGDELLLQYASANRDESMFEAPFEFRVDRDPNPHLGFGIGEHFCLGAHLARRSQGALLREFSRRIESVELIGEPEWIRSSFVVGLKHIPVRYRFSV; translated from the coding sequence ATGACCGACACGAGCGCGATCGAGGACGGCTACGAACTCATTCATCCCGCTGCCTACGCGAAGCAGGGACCGCCTCACGATGTGTGGACGCGACTGCGGCGCGAAGCACCGCTGGCGCGTTGCGAGTCTGCGGACTACGAGCCGTTCTGGGCCGTGACGCTCCACGATGACATCCGGGAAATTTCCGGAAAACCGGATCTCTTCAAGAGCGAACCGGGAATCGTGATGTTGCCCCGCGATCAGGTACGCAATAACTCCGAAGGCCTCGGTGCCATGCGCACGATCATCGAGATGGATCCTCCGGAGCATCGCGAATACCGCAAGGTCGCCAGTCCGTGGTTCACGCCACGATCGCTCAAACGACTGGAACCGGCCATCGAGGAGAGTGCAAGGGCGCTCATCGACAGGCTTGCGGGTGAGACGGGCGAAGGTGAATGCGATTTCGCCACCGACGTGGCCGCAGCGCATCCGCTGCGCATCCTGTCGATGATTCTCGGATTGTCCCAGGACCAAGAACCCGCGATCCTGCGACTGACGAATCAGCTCTTCGCCCCAGACGACGAGGAATTGCAGCGCAAGGGGATGGACCGCGACGAAGCGGTCAAAGAGGTCGGTCTCGAGCTGTATCAGATGTTCGCAAGCGTCATCGAAGATCGGAAAGCGAATCCGAGTGACGACCTCGCGAGCGTGCTTGCCAACGGGAAAGTGAATTCGGAACCGATGGGTCTGATGGAAACCTTCGGCTACTTCTTGATCGCGTTCACAGCCGGACACGACACGACCAAGAATTCACTCGCCGGTGGTCTTCTCGCGTTGCTCGAAAACCCCGACCAACTCCAGTTGTTGAAAAACAATCCCTCTCTGGTCGGTTCTGCGGTCGAGGAAGTCGTTCGCTGGAGCACACCAGTCAACTACATGAAACGCACCGCCGCGCGGGACACCGCACTACGCGGCCAGAAGATCCGCGAGGGGGACGAACTCCTCCTGCAGTATGCATCGGCGAATCGGGACGAGAGTATGTTCGAGGCACCCTTCGAGTTCCGCGTGGATCGCGATCCGAACCCGCATCTGGGATTCGGCATCGGCGAACACTTTTGCCTCGGTGCACATCTCGCGAGACGCTCACAGGGAGCGCTGCTCAGAGAATTCTCGCGTCGGATCGAATCGGTGGAATTGATCGGCGAGCCCGAGTGGATTCGCTCCAGCTTCGTCGTTGGGTTGAAGCATATACCGGTCCGTTACCGTTTCTCGGTCTGA